In Vibrio gangliei, a single window of DNA contains:
- the apbC gene encoding iron-sulfur cluster carrier protein ApbC: MSTRDSEAFTMQQQCIQHLNQFQHEALVDGWADTPNMVGINQDNHVIINLPFVYQGLTEAMQAWCDEQTTLGFPTVEVTTKIKPLETKLAQPVKGVKNILAVTSAKGGVGKSTTAVNLALALHALGAKVGLLDADIYGPSVPLMLGTKGKKPEVRDNKWMLPVQAHGLYTNSIGYLIDDQDAAVWRGPMASKALNQILNETLWPELDYLVMDMPPGTGDIQLTLAQQVPVTSALVVTTPQDLALADARKGVAMFEKVDTPVLGLIENMSYHICSQCGHHEAIFGQGGAHKMAQDMQLPLLAQIPLHIDLRTDIDNGCPTVTSRPDSEHSAIYFQLASNISTNLFWQGKPRVDDIMFVEVN; encoded by the coding sequence ATGTCTACTCGTGATTCTGAAGCATTCACTATGCAGCAACAATGCATACAACACTTAAATCAATTTCAGCATGAGGCGCTCGTTGATGGTTGGGCTGACACACCAAATATGGTCGGTATTAACCAAGATAATCATGTGATCATCAATTTACCTTTTGTTTATCAAGGTCTGACCGAAGCCATGCAAGCATGGTGCGATGAGCAGACGACATTGGGTTTTCCTACTGTGGAGGTCACGACTAAGATTAAACCTTTAGAAACCAAGTTAGCTCAGCCGGTTAAAGGCGTGAAAAACATTCTAGCTGTCACGTCGGCAAAAGGTGGGGTAGGTAAATCGACAACGGCAGTGAATCTTGCATTAGCTTTGCATGCACTTGGAGCAAAAGTCGGTTTGCTCGATGCCGATATTTATGGACCATCCGTGCCGTTAATGTTGGGCACGAAAGGTAAAAAGCCAGAGGTACGAGATAATAAATGGATGCTGCCCGTACAAGCACATGGATTATATACCAACTCCATTGGCTACCTCATTGATGATCAAGATGCCGCAGTTTGGCGCGGGCCTATGGCATCTAAAGCTTTGAATCAGATCCTTAATGAAACGTTATGGCCTGAGTTGGATTATCTAGTCATGGATATGCCGCCGGGTACAGGTGATATTCAATTAACGCTCGCTCAACAAGTACCGGTTACTTCTGCTTTAGTGGTGACCACGCCACAAGATCTTGCACTTGCTGATGCCAGAAAAGGGGTGGCGATGTTTGAAAAAGTCGATACGCCGGTTTTAGGCTTGATTGAAAATATGAGTTATCACATTTGTTCTCAGTGTGGTCATCATGAAGCTATTTTTGGGCAGGGTGGCGCTCACAAGATGGCTCAGGATATGCAATTGCCTCTTTTGGCGCAAATCCCACTACATATCGATCTACGTACTGACATTGATAATGGTTGCCCAACCGTTACTTCAAGGCCAGATAGTGAGCACAGTGCGATTTATTTTCAGTTGGCTTCCAATATTTCAACCAATCTTTTTTGGCAAGGAAAACCGAGAGTAGACGACATCATGTTTGTCGAGGTGAACTAA
- the udk gene encoding uridine kinase, whose translation MPEKNKCVIVGIAGASASGKSLIASTIYKELRAKVGDNQIGVITEDCYYRDQSHLSMEERVKTNYDHPSALDHDLLCEQLEKLIQGESVEIPEYSYSEHTRTKNTTLMTPKKVIILEGILLLTEPRLRDLMHASVFMDTPLDICLLRRVKRDVEERGRTMESVLKQYQKTVRPMFLQFIEPSKQHADIIVPRGGKNRIAIDVLKAHIAKLLKS comes from the coding sequence ATGCCTGAAAAAAACAAATGCGTCATTGTAGGAATCGCCGGCGCATCGGCTTCAGGGAAGAGCTTAATTGCAAGCACCATTTATAAAGAATTACGTGCCAAAGTGGGTGATAATCAGATCGGCGTGATTACAGAAGACTGTTATTACCGCGATCAAAGCCATTTGAGCATGGAAGAGCGAGTTAAAACCAATTACGACCATCCGAGTGCATTAGACCATGATTTACTGTGTGAACAACTAGAAAAGTTGATTCAAGGTGAGTCAGTTGAAATTCCAGAGTACAGCTATTCAGAACATACCCGCACTAAAAACACGACGTTAATGACGCCCAAAAAAGTCATCATTTTGGAAGGTATTTTATTGCTGACTGAACCGCGTCTCCGTGATTTGATGCACGCCTCTGTTTTTATGGATACCCCTCTTGATATCTGTCTGTTACGCCGTGTGAAACGAGATGTGGAAGAGCGTGGTCGGACTATGGAGTCGGTATTGAAGCAATATCAGAAGACGGTACGTCCAATGTTCTTACAGTTCATTGAACCTTCGAAACAACATGCTGATATTATTGTGCCGCGTGGTGGTAAAAACCGAATTGCAATTGATGTATTGAAAGCGCACATTGCGAAACTTTTAAAATCATAA